In Fragaria vesca subsp. vesca linkage group LG5, FraVesHawaii_1.0, whole genome shotgun sequence, the genomic stretch GTTTTTGGTCTCACTGTGATGAAAGTCAAGACCCCAAAGGTGAGACTGGGTGAGATCAATGTCCAAGACTTTAACTCTGTCCCTGCAACACCTTCATTTGACACAACCTTCACAACACAAATCAGGGTCAAGAACACGAATTGGGGTCCATATAAGTTTGACGCCAGCACAGTAACATTCATGTACCAAGGGGTGGCTGTTGGGCAAGTCACTGTTCCTAAGGGCAAGGCTGGAATGCGTTCCACCAAGAAGATGAATGTGGAAGTGAGTTTGAATGCTAATGGATTGCCAAGCAGTTCGAATCTTGGCAGTGAATTGAACAGCGGGGTCTTGACACTGAACAGCCAAGCCAAATTATCCGGAAAGGTTGAGTTGATGCTCATAATGAAGAAGAAGAAGTCTTCCACAATGGACTGCATGATAGGTTTCGACCTGTCCACAAAGACTGTCAAAAGTTTACAATGCAAGTGATCAATCAGAGTCATCAGACTAGTTCTTGATTTTGTAATTTTAATTCCCCGTCCCTCTGTATCATGCATTGATTTGTAATTTTAATATATTCTTGTCTGACTATTAAATGAAATTGATTTTAATTTTTAACTAATGAGTCTATATAATTGCAATAAAACCATTGAACATATAAACAGATAACTATTCTGCAATGCAAGAATATACCTGTGTTAAATAAAGTCCTGACTAGCATCTATACTACTGTGACATAAAAACAAGAATTATCAGGAATAACGATGATCCTGTCTACCCTAAATGCTTAATGCCTGATTTGATGCAGACAGTATGCTAGATTTCTTGCAAGAAAATACTCGTATTTAGCTCAGAT encodes the following:
- the LOC101296206 gene encoding uncharacterized protein LOC101296206; amino-acid sequence: MAEKTHQAYPLAPANGYTRSDGESLVSKDELKRRKRIRLFTYIGIFIVFQIIVMTVFGLTVMKVKTPKVRLGEINVQDFNSVPATPSFDTTFTTQIRVKNTNWGPYKFDASTVTFMYQGVAVGQVTVPKGKAGMRSTKKMNVEVSLNANGLPSSSNLGSELNSGVLTLNSQAKLSGKVELMLIMKKKKSSTMDCMIGFDLSTKTVKSLQCK